A genomic segment from Actinoplanes sichuanensis encodes:
- a CDS encoding universal stress protein: MVGVDGSPSSKAALRWAARQAGLTGGRLHAVTAWELPSYYGWAPMLPYDEDLAATAGKALTAAVHSVFGDERSKLDLVESVVPGHPAQVLIDLSARCGLLVIGSRGHGAFTGTLIGSVSQQCVQHARCPVVVVRGS, from the coding sequence GTGGTCGGGGTCGACGGGTCGCCGTCGTCCAAGGCGGCGTTGCGCTGGGCGGCGAGGCAGGCCGGGCTGACCGGCGGGCGCCTGCATGCGGTCACCGCATGGGAACTGCCGTCCTACTATGGCTGGGCACCGATGCTGCCCTACGACGAGGACCTGGCCGCCACCGCGGGCAAGGCCCTCACCGCAGCGGTGCACAGTGTGTTCGGCGACGAGCGGTCGAAGCTCGACCTGGTTGAGAGCGTCGTGCCGGGTCACCCGGCGCAGGTGTTGATCGACCTGTCGGCCCGCTGTGGGCTGCTGGTGATCGGCAGCCGGGGCCACGGCGCTTTCACCGGGACACTGATCGGCTCGGTCAGCCAGCAATGCGTCCAGCACGCACGCTGCCCGGTCGTGGTGGTCCGCGGCAGTTGA
- a CDS encoding thiamine pyrophosphate-dependent enzyme encodes MPAITPSNGLPAAQRTDLLRRMSTLRGATARTVRPVPLLIPGNEAVLTGVLAVLGPLDTMISTLRPPVFAGSTAGDSADASVTVTFGSSAARHRPGSMSVLVSGRRGVPPAGGAAVDVWDVEAILTTTARFASSVRAGGSALLIRLCGTMPPSRRDPIAVLAGRMYAAQQLDASGMQAITAGHDLGGPGPDRHGCALCRAARRRHVEDVRACPRHFVEALIADHAAPLRARARQMTHTGTSRP; translated from the coding sequence ATGCCGGCGATCACCCCATCGAACGGGCTGCCGGCCGCGCAGCGCACGGATCTGCTGCGGCGGATGTCGACTCTCCGGGGCGCGACCGCCCGGACGGTCCGGCCCGTCCCTCTGCTCATACCGGGGAACGAGGCCGTCCTGACCGGGGTTCTCGCCGTGCTCGGACCGCTGGACACGATGATCTCCACACTCCGGCCACCGGTGTTCGCCGGCTCCACGGCCGGGGACAGCGCCGACGCGAGCGTCACCGTCACGTTCGGCTCATCGGCCGCTCGGCACCGACCTGGCTCGATGTCGGTCCTCGTTTCCGGTCGACGGGGTGTTCCGCCGGCCGGCGGGGCCGCTGTCGACGTGTGGGACGTCGAGGCCATCCTGACGACCACGGCGCGATTCGCCTCGTCGGTCCGGGCGGGTGGCTCCGCCCTCCTGATCCGGCTGTGCGGCACTATGCCGCCGTCCCGGCGCGATCCGATCGCGGTCCTGGCCGGTCGCATGTACGCCGCACAGCAACTCGACGCGAGCGGCATGCAAGCGATCACCGCCGGTCATGACCTCGGCGGGCCCGGACCGGATCGCCACGGCTGTGCGCTCTGCCGCGCGGCTCGCCGGAGGCACGTCGAAGACGTCCGCGCCTGCCCGCGGCATTTCGTGGAAGCCCTGATCGCAGACCACGCCGCGCCTCTGCGCGCACGGGCGCGGCAGATGACGCACACCGGCACGTCACGGCCTTGA
- a CDS encoding CBS domain-containing protein, with protein MRVRDLMTSSVQVIAHDAPVESAAELMTTYAVTALPVLDAGGRLIGMVSDSDLLWHRVPAEPHGDPRRHPDTEPPPRRPGVVVEVMSQYPITTTPRTDVADVAQVMLDHDVRSVPVLDDGRLVGIVSRRDILKAMVRDDRTLAADVQLRLDDYAGRSGLWTAEVVSGVVTVHGRIRNEQQRAVVTVLARTVPGVAAVHLEQQTENRQERVTA; from the coding sequence ATGCGAGTCCGCGACCTCATGACCAGTTCCGTCCAGGTCATCGCCCATGACGCGCCCGTGGAGAGCGCGGCCGAGCTGATGACGACCTACGCGGTCACCGCCCTGCCCGTCCTCGACGCCGGCGGCCGGTTGATCGGCATGGTCAGCGACAGCGACCTGCTGTGGCACCGGGTACCGGCCGAACCGCACGGCGATCCGCGCCGGCACCCGGACACCGAACCGCCGCCGCGCCGGCCCGGAGTCGTGGTGGAGGTGATGTCGCAGTACCCGATCACCACCACACCCCGCACAGATGTCGCCGATGTGGCGCAGGTGATGCTCGACCACGACGTGCGCAGTGTGCCGGTGCTCGACGACGGCCGGCTCGTCGGCATCGTCAGCCGCCGTGACATCCTCAAGGCGATGGTCCGCGACGACCGGACACTCGCCGCCGACGTGCAGTTACGTCTCGACGACTACGCCGGCCGGTCCGGGTTGTGGACCGCCGAGGTGGTCTCCGGCGTCGTCACCGTGCACGGGCGGATCCGCAACGAGCAGCAGCGGGCGGTCGTCACGGTCCTCGCCCGTACCGTCCCCGGGGTGGCCGCCGTGCACCTGGAGCAGCAGACCGAGAACAGGCAGGAACGGGTGACGGCGTGA
- a CDS encoding universal stress protein, translated as MQKRIIVGYDGSAYSHAALSWALDEADRTATPVELLYADEWPVLAPAASMVPSPALRPESYAAEVITGTLDRAVAQAGRTHPLIDVTATTVRAHATAALIERSRHAHLIVLGVRGRSLVSGLFGSVVSAVAAHAHCPVVVVHAGDPPANAAVVAGVDDSAAASDVLAFAAQQAAARKVPLRIIRAWPPVTGLWEQTPIVTGVMTGPERRPFDDMVTVVRDTFPDLQIEAEALREHPAAALAAASVTAQLLVVGTRGRGALRGLLLGSTSQHLLRHAACPVVVVHDIVDQL; from the coding sequence GTGCAGAAGAGAATCATCGTCGGGTACGACGGCTCGGCCTACTCACACGCGGCACTGTCCTGGGCGCTGGACGAAGCCGACCGCACCGCGACACCCGTGGAACTGCTCTACGCCGACGAATGGCCTGTCCTCGCTCCCGCCGCGAGCATGGTCCCGTCCCCCGCTCTGCGGCCGGAAAGCTACGCCGCCGAGGTCATCACCGGCACGTTGGACCGTGCCGTGGCGCAGGCCGGACGAACGCATCCACTCATCGACGTGACGGCGACGACCGTCCGCGCGCACGCCACCGCCGCCCTCATCGAACGATCCCGCCACGCTCATCTGATCGTTCTCGGCGTACGGGGACGTAGTCTCGTCTCCGGGCTGTTCGGGTCGGTCGTCTCCGCGGTCGCCGCCCACGCCCACTGCCCGGTCGTGGTCGTCCACGCCGGTGACCCGCCCGCGAACGCCGCCGTCGTCGCGGGCGTGGATGACTCGGCCGCCGCCTCGGACGTGCTCGCCTTCGCCGCACAGCAGGCGGCGGCACGCAAGGTTCCGCTGCGGATCATTCGCGCCTGGCCGCCGGTGACCGGCCTGTGGGAGCAGACCCCGATCGTCACCGGCGTGATGACCGGCCCCGAACGCCGGCCGTTCGACGACATGGTCACCGTCGTCCGGGACACCTTTCCGGACCTGCAGATCGAAGCCGAGGCCCTGCGGGAGCACCCGGCTGCCGCGCTGGCCGCCGCCAGCGTCACCGCCCAGCTCCTGGTGGTCGGCACCCGCGGCCGGGGCGCGCTCCGCGGGCTGCTGCTGGGCTCGACAAGCCAACACCTGCTACGCCACGCCGCCTGCCCGGTCGTGGTGGTCCACGACATCGTCGATCAGCTCTGA
- a CDS encoding cation-translocating P-type ATPase has product MSAASAARGLSTAEATRRLAEDGPNLVAAPPPRGVVRRVGRQLADPLVALLLAAGVVTAALGDVPDTLIILLVVVVNTVIGVAQEVRADAAIAALDRLAAPVARVVRDGRDQVVPASDLVRGDHVRLEAGDVVPADLRLTEAQRATFDESALTGESVPVPRSTSEPAGAGTVLAGGRAAGTVVATGPDSALGRISELVSRTRPGPTPLQRRITALGRVLGVTAVVVSALVFAAGVLAGQPVARMAITAVSLVVAAVPESLPAVVTLALALGAHRMARISAIPRRLHAVETLGSVTVIASDKTGTLTENRMSVQCAITADGSRHTVRGTGYDPAGQVDGPGGEPLRALARAGALCNDAALLPPDDDRPDWAAAGDPMEAALLTFAGRCGLDVDAERAAAPRVAEHPFDQDSRRMVTVHRLPAGGFLVVCKGAPEAVLDPQTDAALVAAAAELAADGLRVLAVATAVGDHQPDPAVPPTLHAVGLVGIGDPLRATARDTAEAFRRAGVQLLLITGDHPQTATAIGRRLGILGPGDVVAHGDQDDLRGTDLAHARVYARTQPEQKLDIIRALQQRGEVVAMTGDGVNDAPALRRADIGVAMGGGTEVARQAAELVLVDDNLGTVADAIGEGRRIYDNIRRFLRYALSGGAAELLVMLAGPLLGMPLALLPAQLLWINLLTHGVPGVALGAEPAEADVLRRPPRSPQESVLGGGLLRGVLTGAGLLAAVTLAAGVVAQQTGRPWQSVMFLVLGLAQLGVALAVRAKATPGTPRNRMLPAAVAVCLLLQFAGVLVEPLRLLLGTEPLDVVTIVACLAVAAIPGVALRLWTRVVAGREGDG; this is encoded by the coding sequence ATGTCGGCAGCATCCGCGGCGCGGGGTCTGTCCACTGCCGAAGCGACCAGACGCCTTGCCGAGGACGGTCCGAATCTGGTGGCCGCTCCCCCACCCCGCGGTGTCGTCCGCCGGGTCGGCCGTCAACTGGCCGATCCGCTGGTGGCGCTGCTGCTGGCCGCCGGAGTGGTGACAGCCGCCCTCGGCGACGTTCCGGACACACTGATCATCCTGCTGGTGGTCGTCGTGAACACGGTGATCGGGGTGGCGCAGGAGGTGCGTGCCGACGCGGCCATCGCCGCCCTCGACCGGCTGGCCGCCCCGGTGGCCCGGGTCGTCCGCGACGGCCGTGACCAGGTCGTTCCGGCGTCCGACCTGGTACGCGGCGACCACGTCCGGCTGGAGGCGGGCGACGTGGTGCCCGCCGACCTGCGGCTCACCGAGGCTCAGCGGGCGACGTTCGACGAATCCGCGCTGACCGGCGAATCGGTGCCGGTGCCCCGGAGCACGTCGGAGCCGGCCGGTGCGGGAACCGTGCTGGCCGGTGGGCGCGCCGCGGGAACGGTGGTGGCCACCGGGCCGGACAGTGCGCTCGGCCGGATCTCCGAACTGGTGTCGCGTACCCGGCCCGGTCCCACCCCGTTGCAGCGCCGCATCACCGCCCTGGGCCGGGTGCTGGGCGTGACCGCGGTGGTGGTGTCGGCGCTGGTGTTCGCGGCCGGGGTGCTGGCCGGCCAGCCGGTGGCGCGGATGGCGATCACCGCGGTGAGTCTGGTCGTCGCCGCCGTCCCGGAGAGCCTGCCGGCCGTCGTCACTCTCGCCCTGGCGCTCGGCGCTCACCGGATGGCCCGGATCAGCGCGATTCCACGTCGGCTGCACGCGGTGGAGACCTTGGGCTCGGTCACGGTGATCGCCTCGGACAAGACCGGGACGCTCACCGAGAACCGGATGTCGGTGCAGTGCGCGATCACCGCGGACGGATCCCGTCACACGGTCCGCGGCACCGGCTACGACCCGGCGGGACAGGTCGACGGGCCGGGCGGCGAGCCGCTGCGGGCGCTGGCTCGTGCCGGGGCGCTCTGCAACGACGCCGCGCTGCTGCCACCGGACGACGACCGCCCGGACTGGGCGGCGGCCGGTGATCCGATGGAGGCCGCCCTGCTCACCTTCGCCGGCCGCTGCGGCCTGGACGTCGACGCTGAACGTGCCGCCGCGCCCCGGGTCGCCGAGCACCCGTTCGACCAGGACAGCCGCCGGATGGTCACGGTCCACCGGCTCCCGGCCGGCGGCTTCCTGGTGGTCTGCAAAGGCGCCCCGGAGGCGGTGCTGGATCCGCAGACCGACGCTGCCCTGGTGGCCGCCGCGGCGGAACTCGCCGCCGACGGGCTGCGGGTGCTCGCGGTGGCCACCGCCGTCGGCGACCACCAACCCGATCCGGCGGTACCGCCGACGCTGCACGCGGTGGGACTCGTCGGCATCGGGGACCCGTTGCGGGCCACCGCGCGCGACACCGCCGAGGCGTTCCGGCGGGCCGGCGTACAGCTGCTGCTGATCACCGGTGACCATCCGCAGACCGCGACCGCCATCGGGCGCCGGTTGGGCATCCTCGGCCCGGGCGACGTCGTCGCCCACGGCGACCAGGACGACCTGCGGGGTACGGATCTCGCGCACGCCCGGGTGTACGCGCGCACCCAGCCGGAGCAGAAACTCGACATCATCCGCGCGTTGCAACAGCGCGGTGAGGTTGTCGCGATGACCGGCGACGGGGTCAACGACGCGCCCGCCCTGCGCCGCGCCGACATCGGCGTCGCGATGGGCGGCGGCACCGAGGTCGCCCGGCAGGCCGCCGAGTTGGTCCTGGTGGACGACAACCTGGGCACCGTGGCGGACGCGATCGGTGAGGGCCGCCGCATCTACGACAACATCCGCCGTTTCCTGCGCTACGCGCTGTCCGGCGGCGCGGCGGAACTGCTGGTGATGCTCGCCGGCCCGCTGCTGGGCATGCCGCTGGCGCTGCTGCCGGCCCAGCTGCTGTGGATCAATCTGCTCACCCACGGCGTTCCGGGCGTCGCGCTCGGCGCCGAACCGGCCGAAGCCGACGTGCTGCGCCGGCCTCCACGCTCACCGCAGGAGTCGGTGCTCGGTGGGGGCCTGCTGCGTGGCGTGCTGACCGGGGCCGGTCTGTTGGCCGCCGTCACGTTGGCCGCCGGGGTCGTCGCCCAGCAGACCGGCCGGCCCTGGCAGTCGGTGATGTTCCTGGTTCTCGGGCTCGCCCAACTGGGGGTGGCCCTGGCGGTGCGGGCGAAGGCCACGCCGGGTACACCCCGCAACCGGATGCTGCCGGCCGCCGTGGCGGTCTGTCTGCTGTTGCAGTTCGCCGGCGTGCTGGTCGAACCACTGCGGCTGCTGCTGGGCACCGAACCTCTGGACGTGGTGACGATCGTGGCCTGCCTCGCCGTCGCCGCGATTCCCGGCGTGGCACTGCGGCTGTGGACTCGCGTGGTGGCCGGCCGAGAGGGTGACGGGTGA
- a CDS encoding cation-translocating P-type ATPase, with protein sequence MAQTITAPAEVDERQPPTELFRHLRSTPGGLRSREAARRLTVYGPNELSRRQARIWPRQLLAQFTQPLAVLLMVAAVLAWAGHSPALAVAVVAVILLNAGFAFVQERQAERAVEALAAFLPLSARVMRDGELVEVPGRDLVPGDVIEITEGDRICADARLIDGSVAVDLSTLNGESLPAVRTADTEHVPGPLLEARELVFSGTSCTAGQARAVVTHTGMHTEIGRIAALSQRGHTEASPLERQVRRATWIIAAVAVTAGVAFLPIGVLAGLGWAAAITFSIGLIVANVPEGLLPTITLALAAGVRALARSGAVVKRLSAVETLGSTTVICTDKTGTLTENRMHVTHLWVAGREWAVAVAGRDRLCRELAVAAATCTTARLPGDGVSAGGGDPTELALLRLAAALGVPVSGSSRDSARTVLYAFDPRSKRMSTVTGGHLHVKGASESVLPLCTRFLDDSGRFSALTDSIRDEVAAAVDGYARTGLRVLAVAQRIAEPDLLAAGREAAEKDLTLLGLVAMVDPPREAVPAAVAAAHRAGIRVHVITGDYGPTAAEIAAQVGIGDGRRRVVTGAELEQMDDADLDHLLGDGQEIVFARSSPEGKLRICEALRSQGHIVAMTGDGVNDAPALRHADIGVAMGRSGTDVAREAATMVLTDDNFATIVRAVEAGRRVYDNVRKFVLYIFAHAVPEVVPFLIFALSGGAVPLPLTVLQILAIDLGTETLPALALGRERAEPGLMSRPPRSPKAGVIDGRLLLRAWGVLGVVSAVLVTAGFFWVLWRAGWEPGATLPGEVYAQATTMTFAGIVACQVGTAFAARTDHASLRSVGVFSNRLLLGGIAFELVFTAAVIYLPPLQAVFDTAALGGAELLFLAPFPLLVWGADEIFRAWRRRRGADATKEAPSCESATS encoded by the coding sequence ATGGCACAGACGATTACGGCTCCGGCCGAGGTCGACGAACGCCAACCGCCGACCGAACTGTTCCGGCACCTGCGCTCCACCCCGGGCGGTCTTCGATCGCGAGAGGCGGCCCGCCGGCTGACCGTGTACGGCCCCAACGAACTCTCCCGCCGCCAGGCCCGCATCTGGCCGCGGCAACTGCTGGCCCAGTTCACCCAACCCCTGGCCGTCCTGCTGATGGTGGCGGCCGTGCTCGCCTGGGCCGGGCACTCCCCGGCACTGGCCGTCGCGGTGGTGGCGGTGATCCTGCTCAACGCCGGATTCGCGTTCGTCCAGGAACGGCAGGCCGAACGGGCCGTCGAGGCCCTGGCCGCCTTCCTGCCGCTGTCGGCGCGGGTGATGCGCGACGGTGAGCTGGTCGAGGTACCGGGCCGTGACCTGGTTCCGGGCGACGTCATCGAGATCACCGAGGGCGACCGGATCTGCGCCGATGCCCGCCTGATCGACGGCTCGGTGGCGGTGGACCTGTCCACCCTCAACGGCGAGTCGCTGCCCGCGGTCCGCACCGCGGACACCGAACACGTGCCGGGCCCGCTGCTGGAGGCCCGCGAGCTGGTGTTCAGCGGCACCTCCTGTACGGCGGGACAGGCCCGGGCCGTGGTGACCCACACCGGGATGCACACCGAGATCGGTCGGATCGCCGCCCTCTCGCAGCGCGGGCACACCGAGGCGAGCCCGCTGGAACGGCAGGTACGCCGGGCCACCTGGATCATCGCGGCCGTCGCCGTCACCGCCGGGGTGGCGTTCCTGCCGATCGGTGTGCTCGCCGGGCTCGGCTGGGCGGCCGCGATCACCTTCTCCATCGGGCTGATCGTGGCCAACGTGCCTGAAGGGCTCCTACCGACGATCACCCTGGCCCTCGCCGCCGGAGTGCGTGCCCTGGCCCGATCCGGTGCGGTGGTGAAGCGGCTGTCCGCGGTGGAGACCCTCGGCTCGACCACGGTCATCTGCACCGACAAGACGGGGACGCTCACCGAGAACCGGATGCACGTCACCCACCTGTGGGTGGCCGGCCGGGAGTGGGCGGTGGCGGTCGCGGGCCGGGATCGGCTGTGCCGGGAACTCGCCGTCGCGGCGGCCACCTGCACCACGGCCCGCCTTCCCGGCGACGGGGTGTCGGCAGGCGGCGGTGATCCGACCGAGCTGGCCCTGTTACGGCTGGCCGCGGCGCTGGGCGTGCCGGTGAGCGGGAGTTCACGGGACTCCGCGCGGACCGTGCTGTACGCCTTCGACCCGCGCAGCAAGCGTATGTCCACCGTCACCGGCGGTCACCTGCACGTCAAGGGTGCATCGGAGTCGGTGCTGCCGCTGTGCACCCGGTTCCTCGACGACTCCGGGCGCTTCTCCGCACTGACCGATTCGATACGCGACGAGGTCGCCGCCGCGGTCGACGGCTACGCCCGTACCGGCCTGCGGGTGCTCGCCGTGGCGCAGCGCATCGCCGAACCGGACCTGCTCGCCGCCGGCCGCGAGGCCGCCGAGAAGGACCTGACGCTGCTGGGACTGGTGGCCATGGTCGACCCGCCCCGGGAGGCGGTGCCCGCCGCAGTCGCCGCCGCCCACCGCGCCGGCATCCGGGTGCATGTGATCACCGGTGACTACGGACCCACCGCGGCCGAGATCGCCGCACAGGTCGGTATCGGCGACGGCCGCCGGCGGGTGGTCACCGGCGCCGAACTGGAGCAGATGGACGACGCGGACCTGGACCACCTGCTCGGCGACGGCCAGGAGATCGTCTTCGCCCGGTCGTCACCGGAGGGCAAGCTGCGCATCTGCGAGGCGCTGCGCTCGCAGGGCCACATCGTGGCGATGACCGGCGACGGCGTCAACGACGCCCCGGCCCTGCGCCACGCCGACATCGGGGTGGCCATGGGCCGCTCGGGCACCGACGTGGCCCGGGAGGCCGCGACGATGGTGCTCACCGACGACAACTTCGCCACGATCGTCCGGGCCGTCGAAGCCGGCCGGCGCGTCTACGACAACGTCCGCAAGTTCGTGCTCTACATCTTCGCGCACGCCGTACCCGAGGTCGTGCCGTTCCTGATCTTCGCCCTGTCCGGTGGAGCGGTCCCGTTGCCGCTGACCGTGCTGCAGATCCTCGCCATCGACCTGGGCACCGAGACGCTGCCCGCGCTGGCGCTGGGCCGCGAACGCGCGGAACCCGGCCTGATGAGCCGGCCGCCCCGGTCCCCGAAGGCCGGGGTCATCGACGGACGGCTGCTGCTGCGCGCCTGGGGTGTGCTGGGTGTCGTGTCCGCCGTACTGGTGACGGCCGGATTCTTCTGGGTCCTGTGGCGCGCGGGCTGGGAACCCGGCGCCACGCTGCCGGGCGAGGTGTACGCGCAGGCCACCACCATGACGTTCGCCGGCATCGTCGCCTGCCAGGTCGGCACCGCGTTCGCCGCCCGCACCGACCACGCCTCCCTGCGGTCGGTCGGCGTGTTCAGCAACCGGCTGCTGCTCGGCGGGATCGCCTTCGAACTGGTGTTCACCGCCGCCGTGATCTACCTGCCGCCGTTGCAGGCGGTCTTCGACACCGCCGCCCTCGGTGGTGCCGAGCTGCTGTTCCTGGCGCCCTTCCCGCTGCTGGTCTGGGGCGCCGACGAGATCTTCCGCGCCTGGAGACGCCGCCGCGGAGCCGATGCCACGAAGGAGGCACCATCATGCGAGTCCGCGACCTCATGA
- a CDS encoding ABC transporter ATP-binding protein, whose product MTAIEVADLSRAYGPVRAVDQISFTVHDGEIFALLGPNGAGKTTTVEILEGYRTRDAGTVRVLGTDPATGGSAFRARIGVVLQSAGFEEEFTVLELLRLQTRLYPKGHNPDELITLVGLADKRTTRVKGLSGGQRRRLDLALGLAGAPDLLFLDEPTTGFDPAARHHAWDLIASLRDRGTTILLTTHYLEEAQRLADRVAVMRDGRLAAVGAPDELRAGCDLPTDIGFDLPAGLTITDLPTLSAPPSTTRQQVRVRSRAPVEDAWILTGWARSRGVCLHDFTVAPPTLEDAYLALTRDESR is encoded by the coding sequence ATGACGGCCATCGAAGTCGCTGATCTCTCCCGGGCGTATGGTCCGGTCCGCGCCGTCGACCAGATCAGCTTCACGGTCCACGACGGGGAGATCTTCGCGCTGCTCGGGCCCAACGGTGCCGGCAAGACCACCACGGTCGAGATCCTGGAGGGCTACCGGACCCGCGACGCGGGCACCGTACGGGTTCTCGGTACCGACCCCGCGACCGGCGGTTCGGCCTTTCGCGCACGCATCGGTGTGGTACTGCAGTCGGCCGGCTTCGAGGAGGAGTTCACGGTCCTCGAACTCCTCCGGCTCCAGACCCGCCTGTATCCCAAGGGCCACAACCCCGACGAGCTGATCACCCTGGTCGGACTGGCCGACAAAAGGACCACCCGGGTGAAAGGACTCTCCGGCGGGCAACGGCGCCGCCTGGACCTGGCGCTGGGCCTGGCCGGAGCGCCCGACCTGCTCTTCCTCGACGAACCCACCACCGGGTTCGACCCCGCCGCCCGCCACCACGCCTGGGACCTCATCGCGAGCCTGCGCGACCGGGGCACCACGATCCTGCTGACCACCCACTACCTGGAGGAGGCACAACGGCTCGCCGACCGGGTCGCCGTCATGCGCGACGGGCGGCTGGCCGCCGTCGGCGCACCCGACGAGTTGCGGGCCGGTTGCGACCTGCCGACCGACATCGGTTTCGATCTGCCGGCCGGGCTCACCATCACCGACCTGCCCACGCTGAGCGCACCACCCTCGACGACACGGCAACAGGTACGGGTGCGCTCGCGTGCGCCGGTCGAGGACGCCTGGATACTCACCGGCTGGGCCCGGAGCCGCGGCGTCTGCCTGCACGACTTCACGGTCGCCCCACCGACCCTGGAAGACGCCTACCTGGCGTTGACCCGAGACGAGTCCCGATGA
- a CDS encoding ABC transporter permease: MNGQGTAVALWALTGHAVRAFFRNPMAAFFTLAFPLTFLIIVASIVGDQDAGGVPIAQYLVAPFAVFGVAQASFVLIAVDTAALRDRGVLLRLRAAPVPPWTVPAARVGASLAASGLAVVLLTVVGVLGYDVQIIWRKVPALLVTLVLGIACCAALGLALAASTRTVLAAQTLAQGLLISLAFISDVFIVGAALPRWLDVLGSLLPLKHFALALAATFEPTAGSGFAPMHLAVLAAWTVVGMLVARARFSWQPAGGSTAPAGTTATDDPGPVRLSPPSAHRGPVRSPLAGQIGYALLGLRRDPLSVFFSIVFPALLLVLFPTVFGDGQVHGMAMAQYLLAGMIAYTAALTAFVDMPESVVGARAAGVLKRLRGTPLPPRWYFTGRVTAALIVTVFAAGLLIVVGTGLLGVHLPATRIPALLLAITTGSLCFGALGLAIAALMPEARSVLAVTLGTLLPLCFVSEIFVVGDRPLPGWLTTVADVFPLRHLLRAVLTATDPAVTGAGVAAGQLGILLAWTVPALAVLWLRRAALT; encoded by the coding sequence ATGAACGGCCAAGGCACCGCCGTAGCCCTGTGGGCGCTCACCGGGCACGCCGTACGGGCCTTCTTCCGCAACCCGATGGCGGCGTTCTTCACCCTGGCCTTCCCACTGACCTTCCTGATCATCGTGGCGTCGATCGTCGGCGATCAAGACGCCGGAGGCGTTCCGATCGCCCAGTACCTGGTGGCGCCGTTCGCGGTGTTCGGCGTGGCGCAGGCATCGTTCGTCCTGATCGCCGTCGACACCGCGGCGCTGCGCGACCGGGGCGTGCTGCTGCGGCTGCGCGCGGCCCCGGTGCCACCCTGGACCGTGCCGGCCGCACGGGTGGGCGCGTCACTGGCCGCCTCCGGACTGGCGGTCGTGCTGCTCACCGTAGTGGGAGTGTTGGGCTACGACGTGCAGATCATCTGGCGCAAGGTGCCGGCACTGCTGGTGACACTGGTGCTGGGCATCGCCTGCTGCGCCGCCCTCGGCCTGGCGCTGGCCGCCTCGACCCGTACCGTCCTGGCCGCGCAGACTCTCGCACAGGGACTGCTGATCAGCCTGGCCTTCATCTCCGACGTGTTCATCGTCGGCGCCGCCCTGCCCCGCTGGCTCGACGTCCTCGGGTCGCTGCTGCCGTTGAAGCACTTCGCCCTGGCGCTGGCCGCGACGTTCGAGCCCACGGCCGGATCCGGTTTCGCCCCCATGCACCTGGCCGTGCTCGCGGCGTGGACGGTCGTCGGGATGCTGGTGGCACGTGCCCGCTTCTCCTGGCAGCCGGCCGGCGGATCCACCGCCCCCGCGGGCACCACCGCAACAGACGACCCGGGACCGGTACGCCTGTCACCGCCCTCGGCGCACCGTGGTCCGGTGCGGTCCCCGCTGGCCGGGCAGATCGGATACGCCCTGCTCGGACTGCGACGTGATCCGCTGTCGGTGTTCTTCTCGATCGTCTTCCCGGCGCTGCTGCTGGTGCTGTTTCCCACCGTGTTCGGTGACGGCCAGGTGCACGGGATGGCGATGGCCCAGTACCTGCTGGCCGGGATGATCGCCTACACCGCGGCACTCACCGCCTTCGTGGACATGCCGGAGTCCGTCGTCGGCGCCCGCGCCGCCGGGGTGCTCAAGCGGCTGCGCGGCACCCCCTTACCGCCACGCTGGTACTTCACCGGCCGGGTCACGGCTGCCCTGATCGTCACGGTGTTCGCGGCCGGCCTGCTGATCGTCGTCGGTACCGGTCTGCTGGGCGTGCACCTGCCGGCCACGCGGATCCCGGCGCTGCTGTTGGCGATCACGACCGGCTCGCTGTGCTTCGGTGCCCTCGGCCTGGCGATCGCGGCCCTCATGCCGGAAGCCCGCTCGGTGCTCGCCGTCACCCTCGGCACGCTGCTGCCGCTCTGCTTCGTCTCGGAGATCTTCGTCGTCGGGGATCGGCCCCTGCCCGGCTGGCTGACCACCGTCGCCGACGTGTTCCCGCTGCGCCATCTGCTCCGCGCGGTGCTGACCGCGACCGATCCGGCGGTCACCGGAGCCGGGGTGGCGGCCGGGCAGCTGGGCATTCTGCTGGCGTGGACCGTGCCGGCGCTGGCGGTGCTGTGGCTACGCCGGGCCGCACTGACCTGA